Proteins co-encoded in one Arthrobacter globiformis genomic window:
- a CDS encoding MFS transporter, which yields MNVPPLHPQLQNEEVRLTDVIDNRPLGRFHYLILFLSGAVMFLDGFDTQSISFAAPVIAKEWGLPVAALGPILSAAIVGLMVGYLVLSPLANRVGNRRVVIVCTAMFGSLTLASALAMEPNHLIAFRFLTGAGLGAVIPSVVSLTSEFAPKRRRSSFVMFIYCWLALGFVAAGISSGFIIPLLGWRMMFVIGGLVPLVLLGFLIRYLPESPRFLLREVDGQRRVRAILQRLQPDLPAAANIVNDGENHASKRAKTQVAELFRRKWLISTILLWLAFVANLAAFYSIQSWLPTIVGSLGRAPEIVIAATVLTTIGGIVAAAAIGPAMDRINPFGTLGAVYLLGAVFVVALGAVLGAGAEMLLVTAFFTGACVTGGQMSVIALATVLYPPHMRSAGVGWALGMGRLGGIAGPLLVGVALGGGIAPQQVFLVMAGALVIAGVSVLVLGRMHR from the coding sequence GTGAATGTCCCGCCCCTGCATCCTCAGCTCCAGAACGAAGAAGTTCGTCTGACGGACGTAATCGACAACCGGCCCCTCGGTCGCTTCCACTACCTCATTCTCTTCTTGTCCGGTGCCGTCATGTTCCTGGACGGCTTTGATACCCAGTCGATCAGTTTTGCCGCTCCGGTAATCGCCAAAGAGTGGGGCCTGCCGGTTGCTGCACTGGGACCCATTCTTTCTGCCGCAATTGTCGGTCTCATGGTTGGGTATCTTGTGCTCTCACCTTTGGCGAACAGGGTTGGCAACCGACGGGTTGTCATCGTGTGCACTGCCATGTTCGGCTCGCTTACGTTAGCGTCGGCCCTGGCAATGGAGCCGAACCATCTCATTGCCTTTAGGTTCCTGACCGGTGCCGGCCTTGGGGCCGTGATCCCGAGTGTTGTGTCCCTGACCAGCGAGTTCGCCCCTAAACGGCGGCGTTCGAGCTTCGTGATGTTCATCTACTGCTGGCTTGCTTTGGGATTTGTGGCTGCCGGCATCTCATCGGGCTTCATCATTCCGCTGCTGGGGTGGCGCATGATGTTCGTTATTGGGGGCCTTGTGCCGCTTGTTCTGCTTGGGTTCCTCATCCGGTACCTTCCGGAGTCACCGCGCTTCCTCTTGAGGGAAGTGGACGGGCAAAGGAGGGTTCGCGCGATCCTGCAGCGGCTTCAGCCGGATCTTCCGGCGGCAGCGAACATCGTCAACGATGGGGAAAATCATGCGTCAAAAAGGGCCAAAACGCAGGTTGCCGAGCTCTTTCGCCGCAAGTGGCTAATCAGCACAATCCTGTTGTGGCTGGCCTTCGTAGCAAATCTTGCCGCATTCTATTCAATTCAAAGCTGGCTGCCCACTATCGTCGGCTCCCTCGGCCGGGCTCCGGAAATCGTCATCGCCGCGACAGTGCTGACAACGATAGGGGGAATCGTCGCAGCCGCGGCCATCGGTCCCGCAATGGACCGCATCAACCCCTTCGGCACTCTCGGAGCCGTGTACCTTCTAGGTGCCGTGTTTGTCGTGGCGCTAGGCGCCGTATTGGGCGCGGGAGCCGAAATGCTGCTCGTGACGGCGTTCTTCACAGGAGCCTGCGTCACGGGTGGTCAAATGAGCGTGATAGCGCTCGCTACTGTTCTCTACCCGCCCCACATGCGATCGGCGGGAGTCGGATGGGCCCTGGGTATGGGACGCCTCGGCGGAATTGCTGGGCCTCTGCTGGTGGGTGTTGCCCTCGGCGGTGGAATCGCCCCTCAGCAGGTCTTCCTGGTGATGGCGGGGGCCCTGGTGATCGCAGGAGTCAGCGTCCTGGTTCTGGGGCGCATGCACCGCTAA
- a CDS encoding TetR/AcrR family transcriptional regulator: MATKPADRTSDESAAAEVSKGGRPRDPAVDEVIIKATRRRLVLDGYSKMTLGDVAADAGVTRPTLYRRWPGKFELVVDALDYGFREQRNTYPNLNLDELPPLEALTEAVRRLDPTYFNPDAMILMGNFMGETNRTPGLMAILTEHAVEPRVNLLERTLASLQDRGAVKQGIDKSTIASMCFGSYFAAFLRADTDKAGLAEKVVRAIWPAIAANPG; the protein is encoded by the coding sequence GTGGCCACGAAGCCAGCGGACCGGACCTCGGACGAAAGTGCCGCGGCTGAGGTTTCCAAAGGCGGCAGACCCAGAGATCCTGCCGTTGACGAGGTCATTATCAAGGCGACCCGCCGTCGGCTTGTTCTGGACGGATACTCCAAGATGACCCTTGGCGACGTTGCGGCAGATGCCGGCGTCACCCGCCCCACCCTGTACAGACGGTGGCCTGGGAAGTTCGAACTGGTGGTCGATGCCTTGGACTACGGCTTCCGCGAGCAACGGAACACTTACCCGAACCTTAATTTGGATGAACTTCCGCCCTTGGAGGCCTTGACTGAGGCTGTTCGCCGGTTGGATCCCACGTATTTCAATCCCGATGCGATGATCCTCATGGGAAACTTCATGGGCGAGACCAACCGAACCCCCGGGCTGATGGCAATTCTCACCGAGCACGCTGTTGAACCACGGGTGAACCTCCTGGAGCGCACGCTGGCCAGCCTTCAGGATCGGGGCGCAGTCAAACAGGGAATCGATAAAAGCACCATTGCCTCAATGTGCTTCGGCAGCTATTTTGCCGCGTTCCTGCGCGCAGATACAGATAAGGCCGGCCTGGCCGAGAAGGTCGTGCGGGCCATATGGCCAGCCATCGCTGCCAACCCCGGCTAG
- a CDS encoding DUF4863 family protein, producing MNALQELINRSIPFLDEVKNRTAGGELETWLNENYGPGTPLFEDLSRMITEGVRDGWAANIEVDGPNYRRSRLADPSDVLNYFSITAVYMNSVEPYRGDYHQHPYGELNLVVPLDPEARLAGPNGWSGPGWTAPGPGSHHYPEVKGGALIALFFLPAGRISYDITPSY from the coding sequence ATGAACGCACTTCAGGAGCTCATCAATCGGAGCATCCCTTTCCTTGACGAAGTCAAGAACCGCACCGCCGGCGGTGAACTCGAAACCTGGCTGAACGAAAACTATGGTCCAGGCACCCCTTTGTTTGAGGATCTTTCCCGGATGATCACTGAGGGCGTCCGCGACGGCTGGGCGGCCAACATCGAAGTTGATGGTCCGAACTACAGGCGGAGCCGCCTCGCTGATCCCAGCGATGTACTCAACTACTTCAGCATCACTGCGGTGTACATGAACAGTGTCGAGCCCTACCGCGGCGATTACCACCAGCACCCTTACGGGGAGCTGAACCTCGTGGTCCCCCTCGATCCCGAAGCCAGGCTCGCAGGGCCCAACGGGTGGTCAGGACCGGGATGGACAGCTCCAGGACCCGGCAGCCACCACTACCCGGAAGTTAAGGGCGGAGCGCTGATCGCACTCTTCTTCCTGCCCGCCGGCCGCATCTCCTACGACATCACGCCCAGCTACTAG
- a CDS encoding nitroreductase, with protein sequence MSVEEALLSRRSVRAFLPRPVSRSTVERILELASRSASNSNGQPWQVHVLSGAAKDRLTAALLQAHDAGERVQRCEFDYQPRPDEWVEPFLSRRSDFGQGLYGETLGIDFTDLAGRDAHHRRNYEFFGAPVGIFLTVSRHQLDSALIDAGLFLQATMLAARASGLDTCPQASFLDYYPVIRSHLEIADDHRIICGLSLGYADASHRLNSFATSRQRVTDFATFYEEGAEDAVTTDGHTSGIASLPQWPTHGLSAGGETNINHEAWAGWLQDSQDHPVRECESSV encoded by the coding sequence ATGAGTGTCGAGGAGGCCCTGCTGAGCAGGCGCAGCGTACGTGCTTTCTTGCCGAGGCCGGTTTCTAGAAGCACCGTTGAGAGGATCCTGGAGCTTGCCTCTCGCTCAGCCAGCAATTCGAATGGGCAACCGTGGCAGGTCCACGTTCTCTCCGGTGCCGCAAAGGACCGCCTAACTGCAGCTCTCCTGCAGGCCCATGACGCCGGAGAACGCGTCCAGAGGTGCGAGTTCGACTATCAGCCACGCCCGGACGAATGGGTGGAACCCTTCCTGTCCCGGCGGAGCGATTTCGGCCAGGGCCTCTACGGCGAAACGCTGGGAATTGACTTCACGGACCTTGCTGGCAGGGACGCCCATCACCGACGCAACTATGAGTTCTTTGGAGCTCCCGTCGGCATCTTCCTCACCGTCAGCCGTCACCAGCTGGACAGTGCGCTCATCGACGCCGGTCTGTTCCTGCAGGCTACGATGCTTGCTGCTCGTGCGTCAGGACTCGACACCTGCCCCCAAGCCTCGTTCCTGGATTACTACCCGGTCATTAGAAGCCACCTGGAAATCGCAGACGATCACAGGATCATCTGCGGACTATCCCTGGGTTATGCGGACGCATCACACCGGTTGAACAGTTTCGCCACCTCGCGGCAACGCGTGACGGACTTTGCAACCTTCTATGAAGAGGGAGCTGAGGACGCTGTGACAACGGACGGCCACACCTCGGGCATCGCGTCGTTGCCGCAATGGCCGACCCACGGGCTCTCGGCTGGCGGTGAAACCAACATTAATCACGAGGCTTGGGCCGGCTGGCTGCAGGACTCCCAGGATCATCCCGTCAGAGAATGCGAAAGCTCGGTCTGA
- a CDS encoding YbfB/YjiJ family MFS transporter: protein MENQIDSPVRTSSGRALGSPHNAPLLALGLAVGPVIALGFMRFAYALLLPAMKSDLDWSYATAGGINTANAAGYILGSASGAWWGRRFGSRQAYIWGIAISALTLVASAVSGEFTYLAIVRFVGGVATAVLFVVGAGLASRIPTSSAGQSVKMVGIFMSGVGVGIVLAGILVPVVLAWLGNPGWRVGWLVMGASAALALVPASMASGKIETAAERTGRRVSLAFLVPAFTWNLLYGAGYVSYMTFIIALLNAQGLSGWPATIFFITLGLASAASTLFLWAKIIDRLSSARALALVSLVVLLGLLPVLVGSGLTAALISAVIFGGAFMAGPTAAAVLSKRSLPPEARTSGIAAQTVAFSVGQGIGPVISGAMSDGSWGIAGGLWLSVILILGAGTAALFQRQSHG from the coding sequence GTGGAAAACCAAATCGATTCACCAGTCCGGACGTCTTCGGGCAGGGCTTTAGGCAGTCCCCACAATGCCCCGTTGTTGGCGCTCGGGCTCGCCGTCGGGCCCGTCATTGCACTGGGGTTCATGCGGTTCGCCTATGCGTTGTTACTCCCCGCCATGAAGTCTGATCTGGACTGGTCGTATGCGACTGCAGGAGGAATTAACACCGCCAACGCGGCGGGATACATTCTTGGGTCGGCAAGCGGCGCCTGGTGGGGGCGTAGGTTTGGCAGCCGGCAGGCCTACATATGGGGGATTGCCATCAGTGCCCTGACTCTTGTCGCGTCGGCGGTGAGTGGAGAATTCACATATCTTGCCATCGTCAGGTTTGTGGGAGGCGTCGCTACCGCTGTCCTCTTCGTCGTTGGTGCGGGCCTGGCATCGCGAATTCCTACGTCTTCGGCGGGACAGTCAGTAAAGATGGTAGGAATCTTCATGTCCGGGGTGGGAGTCGGCATAGTACTCGCCGGAATCCTTGTTCCGGTCGTGTTGGCCTGGCTGGGGAACCCGGGTTGGCGGGTAGGCTGGCTCGTCATGGGCGCGTCAGCCGCCTTGGCTCTGGTTCCAGCCAGCATGGCGTCGGGCAAAATCGAGACGGCGGCAGAACGAACCGGGCGGAGGGTATCCCTCGCTTTCCTTGTTCCGGCCTTCACATGGAATCTGCTCTATGGGGCCGGCTACGTCTCGTACATGACTTTCATCATTGCACTCCTTAATGCTCAGGGCCTCTCAGGTTGGCCGGCAACCATATTTTTCATCACTCTTGGCCTCGCCTCAGCCGCGTCCACTTTGTTCCTGTGGGCTAAAATCATCGACCGCCTTTCGTCTGCCCGGGCGCTGGCGCTGGTCTCGCTCGTTGTTCTTCTCGGATTGCTGCCAGTCCTCGTCGGGTCGGGACTGACGGCAGCGCTGATCTCAGCGGTGATATTCGGAGGCGCGTTTATGGCTGGCCCGACCGCTGCGGCCGTTCTCTCCAAACGGAGCCTGCCTCCAGAAGCACGTACTTCCGGAATTGCTGCCCAGACCGTCGCATTCAGCGTAGGCCAGGGCATTGGCCCTGTTATCTCGGGAGCGATGTCCGACGGTTCATGGGGGATAGCAGGCGGGCTGTGGTTGTCGGTCATCCTGATCCTTGGGGCAGGGACCGCTGCTCTGTTCCAGAGGCAATCACACGGTTAG
- a CDS encoding amylo-alpha-1,6-glucosidase, whose translation MAGWNADTAAGSPGPGAVTLVEGACFCISSANGDIHPDYPHGVFYEDTRILSGWHLTVNGAPLEPLAAKTKEPYRGLFAGRVPRPDGHADSPLIVERLREVGAGIVEQITVRNYAPVPAECVVSLKVDADFADLFEVKEARIQGRWNESRQADGDALTIRAVWQDIRKGVVVSASRADATPEALTYRTVVPPHGQWSATVSAVPTADMSGPAAQPFVRSDAGGLSPRDLRRQEWVSKIPVLRMGNRSIERTLRRSYDDLGALRIEDPDHPDRIVVAAGAPWFMALFGRDSLWASLMALPVDPSLAFGTIQTLADRQGSVVDEMSEEEPGKILHEVRLDVSSGLALGGKSAYYGSIDATPLFVALFGEVSRWGFAPETISSLLPHVDRALDWIRDYGDKDGDGFVEYQRLNDQGLINQGWKDSWDGINFADGRMAEPPIALCEVQAYVYSAYMARSWIAYDAGDMALAAEYRERGGQLKKQFNEQFWLPDRGYYAIALDGRKKPVDACASNMGQCLLFGIIDEDKAPLVAERLMSPEMFSGWGVRTLASDMGAYNPASYHNGSVWPHDNAIIAAGLLRYGFAEEAQRISTALFEAAEYSEGRLPELFCGFSREHFDEPVPYPTACSPQAWAAATPIQLVKSLMGYYADVARGGLWLDPVLPESYGDLHITNAPMANSRITIDISGSVATVQGLPEGMLFHHGIRPWASDLAEKANQTGDQHRPAPG comes from the coding sequence ATGGCTGGATGGAATGCCGACACTGCTGCAGGTTCGCCAGGGCCAGGCGCAGTCACCCTGGTGGAAGGCGCATGCTTCTGCATCTCCTCGGCGAACGGCGACATTCATCCGGACTACCCGCACGGGGTTTTCTATGAGGACACCCGCATCCTGTCCGGCTGGCATCTGACCGTCAACGGAGCCCCACTGGAGCCACTGGCGGCTAAAACCAAGGAACCGTACCGGGGCCTGTTTGCCGGCCGCGTCCCCCGCCCGGATGGGCACGCGGACAGCCCGCTGATTGTCGAACGCCTCCGCGAGGTCGGCGCCGGTATCGTGGAGCAGATCACCGTCAGAAATTACGCGCCGGTCCCCGCCGAATGCGTGGTCTCCCTCAAAGTCGACGCGGACTTCGCTGACCTGTTCGAGGTGAAGGAGGCGCGCATCCAAGGGCGTTGGAACGAATCCCGTCAAGCCGACGGCGACGCGCTGACCATCCGGGCCGTCTGGCAGGACATTCGGAAGGGCGTCGTCGTGTCGGCCAGCCGCGCAGACGCCACACCCGAAGCCCTGACATACCGCACCGTGGTCCCACCGCACGGACAATGGAGCGCCACTGTAAGCGCGGTGCCCACAGCAGACATGTCAGGTCCGGCGGCGCAACCGTTTGTTCGTTCGGACGCCGGCGGACTCTCTCCGCGCGACCTCCGCAGGCAGGAGTGGGTGTCAAAGATTCCAGTGCTGCGCATGGGCAATCGCTCCATCGAGCGGACGCTTCGCCGCAGCTATGACGACCTTGGGGCACTTCGCATCGAGGACCCCGACCACCCCGACCGGATCGTGGTGGCCGCCGGCGCGCCCTGGTTCATGGCCCTGTTCGGCCGGGACTCACTCTGGGCATCCCTCATGGCGCTGCCGGTGGATCCGTCACTGGCCTTCGGCACCATCCAAACCCTCGCCGATCGCCAAGGCAGCGTGGTCGATGAGATGAGCGAGGAGGAACCCGGGAAGATCCTGCACGAGGTCAGGCTCGATGTCTCCAGCGGACTGGCGCTGGGCGGCAAGTCCGCCTACTACGGCAGCATCGATGCGACCCCGCTGTTCGTAGCCTTGTTCGGCGAAGTCAGCCGCTGGGGATTCGCCCCGGAAACCATCTCCTCCCTGCTGCCGCATGTTGACCGGGCGCTGGACTGGATCCGGGACTACGGCGACAAGGACGGCGACGGCTTCGTCGAATACCAGCGCCTCAATGACCAGGGGCTGATCAACCAGGGCTGGAAGGACTCCTGGGACGGCATCAACTTTGCCGACGGCAGGATGGCCGAGCCACCAATCGCATTGTGCGAGGTGCAGGCCTACGTCTACAGCGCCTACATGGCGCGGTCCTGGATAGCCTACGACGCCGGCGACATGGCCCTCGCGGCCGAGTACCGGGAGCGCGGGGGGCAGCTAAAGAAGCAGTTCAATGAACAGTTCTGGCTGCCCGACCGCGGCTACTACGCCATCGCCCTGGACGGCCGCAAGAAGCCGGTGGACGCATGCGCCTCCAACATGGGGCAATGCCTGTTGTTCGGCATCATCGACGAGGACAAGGCCCCGCTGGTGGCGGAACGGCTCATGTCCCCGGAAATGTTCAGCGGCTGGGGTGTACGAACCCTGGCCAGCGACATGGGCGCCTACAACCCCGCAAGCTACCACAACGGATCAGTGTGGCCCCACGACAACGCGATCATCGCCGCGGGACTCCTGCGCTACGGCTTCGCCGAAGAGGCACAGCGGATCTCGACCGCCCTCTTTGAGGCGGCCGAGTACTCGGAAGGACGGCTGCCGGAATTGTTCTGCGGCTTCAGCCGCGAGCACTTCGACGAACCCGTCCCCTATCCCACGGCATGCTCGCCGCAGGCCTGGGCCGCCGCCACGCCCATCCAGCTGGTGAAGAGCCTGATGGGCTACTACGCCGACGTTGCCCGCGGCGGCCTCTGGCTGGACCCCGTTCTCCCGGAATCCTACGGCGACCTGCACATCACCAACGCCCCCATGGCAAACAGCAGGATCACCATCGACATCTCCGGATCCGTCGCGACCGTTCAGGGACTGCCCGAAGGGATGTTGTTCCACCATGGCATCCGCCCCTGGGCGTCTGACCTGGCGGAAAAGGCGAACCAAACAGGTGATCAGCATCGGCCTGCTCCTGGCTAA
- a CDS encoding YybH family protein, with protein MVASNFDGVVERLRAALDEILKGDPAPSQDLFAKNDEVTLANPLGGVSRGWDNVAASIAKAAAIYRDGAVVSMENVATVVVGDLAYVVLIERFRVRVAGGADLDDVALRTTNIYRREGNEWLLVHRQADTRVGEQAPESAVQ; from the coding sequence ATGGTTGCTTCAAACTTCGATGGCGTGGTCGAGCGTCTGCGTGCCGCGCTTGACGAGATCCTGAAGGGCGATCCTGCGCCGTCGCAGGATCTGTTCGCCAAGAACGACGAGGTGACCCTGGCCAACCCCCTGGGCGGCGTTTCCCGAGGGTGGGACAACGTCGCGGCCAGCATCGCCAAGGCGGCAGCGATCTACCGTGACGGTGCGGTCGTGTCCATGGAGAACGTTGCCACGGTCGTGGTCGGAGATCTTGCCTACGTGGTGCTGATCGAGCGGTTTAGGGTTCGGGTTGCGGGAGGGGCCGATCTGGACGACGTGGCCCTCCGCACGACGAACATCTATCGGCGGGAGGGCAACGAATGGCTGCTTGTCCACCGTCAGGCCGATACGCGAGTTGGTGAACAGGCGCCAGAGTCGGCAGTCCAGTAA